The Vibrio navarrensis genome has a segment encoding these proteins:
- the hisS gene encoding histidine--tRNA ligase — translation MAKTIQAIRGMNDCLPTQSPLWQKLENTVKNVISAYGYNEVRMPIVEMTHLFSRAIGEVTDVVEKEMYTFEDRNGDSLTLRPEGTAGCVRAGIENGLLYNQEQRLWYIGPMFRHERPQKGRYRQFHQCGVEVFGLDGPDVDAELIMMTARLWRELGIDKHVRLELNSIGSLEARANYRSALIEFLEQHIEVLDEDCKRRMHTNPLRVLDSKNPEVQAILGDAPCLADYLDEESKQHFAGLCELLDAAGIEYTVNQRLVRGLDYYNRTVFEWITESLGSQGTVCGGGRYDGLVEQLGGKPTTAVGFAMGLERLVLMLETLELTDVRRSVDVYVVTAGEGTMMAGMKLAEQLRESLPGVRVMNHFGGGNFKKQFKRADKAGAVVALVLGEHEVADSTVVLKDLAGGEQNTYAQAEVAAKIAELI, via the coding sequence GTGGCAAAAACAATTCAAGCAATCCGAGGTATGAACGACTGCCTCCCAACTCAATCACCGCTGTGGCAGAAATTAGAAAACACAGTGAAGAATGTCATCAGCGCCTACGGCTACAATGAAGTGCGCATGCCAATTGTTGAGATGACCCATCTGTTTAGCCGCGCTATTGGTGAAGTGACCGATGTGGTTGAGAAAGAGATGTACACCTTTGAGGATCGCAACGGCGATAGCCTGACCTTGCGTCCGGAAGGCACCGCGGGCTGTGTCCGTGCCGGGATCGAAAATGGTCTTTTGTACAATCAAGAGCAACGTTTGTGGTACATCGGGCCGATGTTCCGTCATGAGCGCCCGCAAAAAGGTCGTTATCGCCAATTCCACCAGTGTGGTGTTGAAGTGTTCGGCTTGGATGGCCCAGATGTGGATGCTGAACTTATCATGATGACCGCGCGCCTATGGCGTGAACTGGGCATCGACAAGCACGTGCGCTTAGAGTTGAACTCGATTGGTTCATTGGAAGCGCGTGCCAACTACCGCAGCGCATTGATTGAGTTTCTTGAGCAACACATCGAAGTGCTTGATGAAGACTGTAAACGCCGTATGCACACCAACCCACTGCGCGTGCTGGATTCTAAAAATCCAGAGGTGCAGGCAATTTTAGGTGATGCGCCATGTCTGGCCGATTATTTGGATGAAGAGTCCAAGCAACATTTTGCAGGTTTGTGTGAACTTCTTGACGCCGCGGGTATCGAATACACAGTCAATCAGCGCCTCGTTCGCGGCCTGGATTATTACAATCGTACGGTTTTTGAGTGGATTACTGAGAGCTTAGGTTCGCAAGGCACTGTGTGTGGAGGTGGTCGTTACGATGGCCTCGTTGAGCAACTTGGCGGTAAGCCAACGACAGCGGTTGGTTTTGCCATGGGGCTTGAGCGCTTAGTATTGATGCTCGAAACTCTAGAACTGACGGACGTGCGTCGCAGTGTCGATGTGTACGTAGTAACCGCAGGTGAAGGGACTATGATGGCAGGCATGAAGCTGGCTGAGCAATTACGTGAATCGCTTCCCGGCGTGCGGGTAATGAATCACTTTGGCGGTGGCAACTTCAAGAAGCAGTTCAAGCGTGCAGACAAAGCCGGCGCAGTAGTTGCGCTCGTGCTGGGCGAACATGAAGTGGCCGATAGTACCGTTGTGCTGAAAGATCTCGCGGGTGGTGAGCAAAACACCTATGCGCAAGCTGAAGTGGCGGCAAAAATCGCTGAACTGATCTAA